The following are from one region of the Streptomyces decoyicus genome:
- a CDS encoding DUF397 domain-containing protein, protein MRAIDLSTVTWRKSSYSNQDGGACIEVSDDFLTTATWRKSSYSNPDGGQCIEVSDDFPALVPVRDSKDPHRPALLFDATAWSSFVTAVKNGQLSDA, encoded by the coding sequence GTGCGAGCGATCGACCTGAGCACCGTGACCTGGCGCAAGAGCTCATACAGCAACCAGGACGGCGGCGCCTGCATCGAAGTCTCCGACGACTTCCTGACCACCGCCACCTGGCGCAAGTCCAGCTACAGCAACCCGGACGGCGGCCAGTGCATCGAGGTCTCCGACGACTTCCCCGCCCTCGTCCCCGTACGCGACAGCAAGGACCCCCACCGCCCGGCGCTGCTCTTCGACGCCACCGCCTGGTCGTCCTTCGTCACCGCCGTGAAGAACGGGCAGCTGTCCGACGCCTGA